Proteins co-encoded in one Burkholderia ambifaria AMMD genomic window:
- the trxA gene encoding thioredoxin TrxA, producing the protein MSEQIKHISDASFEQDVVKSDKPVLVDFWAEWCGPCKMIAPILDEVAKDYGDKLQIAKINVDDNQATPAKFGVRGIPTLILFKNGAAAAQKVGALSKSQLTAFLDSHL; encoded by the coding sequence ATGAGCGAACAGATCAAACACATCAGCGACGCATCGTTCGAACAGGACGTCGTCAAATCCGACAAGCCCGTGCTCGTCGACTTCTGGGCCGAATGGTGCGGCCCGTGCAAGATGATCGCCCCGATCCTCGACGAAGTCGCGAAGGACTACGGCGACAAGCTGCAGATCGCGAAGATCAACGTCGACGACAACCAGGCGACGCCCGCGAAGTTCGGCGTGCGCGGCATTCCGACGCTGATCCTGTTCAAGAACGGCGCGGCCGCCGCGCAGAAGGTCGGCGCGCTGTCGAAGTCGCAGCTCACCGCATTCCTGGACAGCCACCTGTAA
- the lipA gene encoding lipoyl synthase, with protein sequence MAAALERPSLTALGQPGARSRDKLARIPVRVEPAAGAALPKPPWLRARPMMSGAVADMAAVLRDHRLHSVCEEAMCPNIGECFAQRTATFMIMGGLCTRRCPFCDVAHGRPEPLDSDEPARLAAAVAALGLRYVVITSVDRDDLRDGGAAHFAACIAAVRASVPGIGVEVLTPDFRGRVPRALDALSSAWPDVFNHNIETVPSLYRAARPGADYRGSLELLAQAKAARPTLVTKSGLMLGLGERDDEVRDTLHDLRAHEVDVLTLGQYLAPSAHHLPVRRYVSPDAFDEWRAEGLALGFREVVAGPLVRSSYHAADVLEDA encoded by the coding sequence ATGGCCGCCGCGCTCGAACGACCCAGCCTCACCGCGCTCGGCCAGCCGGGCGCGAGGAGCCGCGACAAGCTCGCGCGCATTCCGGTGCGCGTCGAGCCCGCGGCCGGCGCGGCGCTGCCGAAGCCGCCGTGGCTGCGGGCGCGGCCGATGATGAGCGGGGCGGTCGCCGACATGGCGGCCGTGCTGCGCGATCACCGGCTGCATTCCGTCTGCGAGGAGGCCATGTGCCCGAACATCGGCGAATGCTTCGCGCAGCGCACCGCGACCTTCATGATCATGGGCGGGCTGTGCACGCGGCGCTGCCCGTTCTGCGATGTCGCGCACGGCCGTCCCGAGCCGCTCGATTCCGACGAGCCCGCGCGGCTCGCCGCCGCGGTCGCGGCGCTCGGGCTGCGCTACGTCGTGATCACGTCGGTCGATCGCGACGACCTGCGCGACGGCGGCGCCGCGCATTTTGCGGCCTGCATCGCGGCGGTGCGCGCGAGCGTGCCGGGCATCGGCGTCGAGGTGCTGACGCCCGATTTCCGGGGCCGCGTTCCCCGTGCGCTCGACGCGTTGTCGTCGGCGTGGCCGGACGTGTTCAATCACAACATCGAGACGGTGCCGTCGCTGTATCGGGCGGCGCGGCCCGGCGCCGACTATCGCGGCTCGCTCGAACTGCTCGCGCAGGCGAAGGCCGCGCGGCCGACGCTCGTGACGAAATCGGGATTGATGCTCGGGCTCGGCGAGCGCGACGACGAGGTGCGCGACACACTGCACGACCTGCGTGCGCACGAGGTCGACGTATTGACGCTCGGCCAGTATCTCGCGCCGTCCGCGCACCATCTGCCGGTGCGGCGCTACGTGAGTCCCGACGCGTTCGACGAATGGCGCGCCGAGGGGCTGGCGCTCGGTTTCAGGGAAGTCGTGGCCGGCCCGCTCGTGCGGTCGTCGTATCACGCGGCCGACGTGCTGGAGGACGCGTAG
- a CDS encoding acetoin dehydrogenase dihydrolipoyllysine-residue acetyltransferase subunit has product MSIHMITMPKWGLSMEQGQVNGWLKAIGERVTKGDEVLDVETDKISSGVECAFDGTLRRQVAQEGETLPVGALLGVVAAADASDADIDAAIAEFQRDFTPSAAADDAGGPQPEKAQIGGRTIRFLKLGDGTGTPAVLIHGFGGDLNNWLFNHAELAAHRPVWALDLPGHGESAKAVDTGSLDELADAVLALLDAQHIDRAHLIGHSMGGAVAMAAAERAPQRVASLTLIASAGLGADINRGYIDGFVAGNSRNTLKPHLGALFADHALVTRQLVEDLVKYKRLEGVQAALEKIANAAFDGAAQRRVFRDRVASLAPRTLVIWGERDEVIPAQHAQGLPDGVRAEVIAGSGHMVQMEAAADVNRLIVAFLGD; this is encoded by the coding sequence ATGTCGATTCACATGATCACGATGCCCAAGTGGGGGCTGTCGATGGAGCAGGGGCAGGTCAACGGCTGGCTGAAGGCAATCGGCGAGCGCGTGACGAAGGGCGACGAAGTGCTCGACGTCGAGACCGACAAGATCTCGTCGGGCGTCGAGTGCGCGTTCGACGGCACGCTGCGCCGGCAGGTCGCGCAGGAAGGCGAGACGCTGCCGGTCGGTGCGCTGCTCGGCGTGGTGGCGGCGGCCGACGCGAGCGATGCCGACATCGATGCGGCGATCGCCGAATTCCAGCGCGATTTCACGCCGAGCGCGGCCGCTGACGACGCCGGCGGCCCGCAGCCCGAGAAGGCGCAGATCGGCGGGCGCACGATCCGGTTCCTGAAGCTGGGCGACGGCACGGGCACGCCTGCCGTGCTGATCCACGGCTTCGGCGGCGATCTGAACAACTGGCTGTTCAACCATGCGGAACTCGCCGCGCACCGACCCGTGTGGGCGCTCGATCTGCCCGGGCACGGCGAGTCGGCCAAGGCGGTCGACACCGGCAGCCTCGACGAATTGGCCGACGCGGTGCTCGCGCTGCTCGACGCGCAGCATATCGACCGCGCGCACCTGATCGGCCATTCGATGGGCGGCGCGGTCGCGATGGCGGCAGCCGAGCGTGCGCCGCAACGCGTGGCGTCGCTGACGCTAATCGCGAGCGCCGGGCTCGGCGCCGACATCAACCGCGGCTACATCGACGGCTTCGTCGCCGGCAACAGCCGCAATACGCTGAAGCCGCACCTCGGTGCGCTGTTCGCGGATCACGCGCTCGTCACGCGGCAACTGGTCGAGGATCTCGTCAAGTACAAGCGCCTCGAAGGCGTGCAGGCCGCGCTGGAGAAGATCGCGAACGCTGCGTTCGACGGCGCGGCCCAGCGGCGCGTGTTCCGCGATCGCGTCGCGTCGCTCGCGCCGCGCACGCTCGTGATCTGGGGCGAGCGCGACGAGGTGATTCCCGCGCAGCATGCGCAGGGCTTGCCGGATGGCGTGCGGGCCGAGGTGATCGCGGGCAGCGGTCACATGGTGCAGATGGAGGCGGCTGCCGACGTGAACCGCCTGATCGTCGCGTTTCTCGGAGACTGA
- the rho gene encoding transcription termination factor Rho, translating to MHLSELKSLHVSELIEMANGLEIENANRLRKQELMFAILKKRAKTGETIFGDGTLEVLPDGFGFLRSPEMSYLASTDDIYISPSQIRRFNLHTGDTIEGEVRTPKDGERYFALVKVDKVNGQPPEASKHKIMFENLTPLHPNKPLALEREMRGEENVTGRIIDMIAPIGKGQRGLLVASPKSGKTVMLQHIAHAIKQNHPDVVLFVLLIDERPEEVTEMQRSVAGEVIASTFDEPATRHVQVAEMVIEKAKRLVEMKHDVVILLDSITRLARAYNTVIPASGKVLTGGVDANALQRPKRFFGAARNIEEGGSLTIIGTALIETGSRMDDVIYEEFKGTGNMEVHLERRLAEKRVYPSINLNKSGTRREEMLIKPEILQKIWVLRKFIHDMDEVEAMEFLLDKIRQTKSNSEFFDLMRRGG from the coding sequence ATGCATTTATCCGAGCTCAAGTCTCTGCACGTGTCCGAACTGATCGAAATGGCCAATGGCCTGGAGATCGAAAACGCGAACCGCCTGCGCAAGCAGGAGCTGATGTTCGCCATTCTCAAAAAGCGCGCCAAGACGGGAGAGACGATCTTCGGCGACGGCACGCTCGAAGTACTCCCGGACGGCTTCGGCTTCCTGCGCTCGCCGGAAATGTCGTACCTCGCAAGTACCGACGACATCTATATCAGCCCGTCGCAGATTCGCCGCTTCAATCTGCACACCGGCGACACGATCGAAGGTGAAGTCCGCACGCCGAAGGACGGCGAGCGCTACTTCGCGCTGGTGAAGGTCGACAAAGTCAACGGGCAGCCGCCCGAGGCCTCGAAACACAAGATCATGTTCGAGAACCTCACGCCGCTGCACCCGAACAAGCCGCTGGCGCTCGAACGCGAGATGCGCGGCGAAGAGAACGTCACGGGCCGCATCATCGACATGATCGCGCCGATCGGCAAGGGCCAGCGCGGCCTGCTCGTCGCGTCGCCGAAGTCGGGCAAGACCGTGATGCTCCAGCACATCGCACACGCGATCAAGCAGAACCACCCGGACGTCGTCCTGTTCGTGCTGCTGATCGACGAGCGCCCCGAAGAAGTGACCGAAATGCAGCGCTCGGTCGCCGGCGAAGTGATCGCATCGACGTTCGACGAACCGGCCACGCGTCACGTGCAGGTCGCCGAAATGGTGATCGAGAAGGCCAAGCGCCTCGTCGAAATGAAGCACGACGTCGTGATTCTGCTCGACTCGATCACGCGTCTCGCACGCGCTTACAACACCGTGATCCCGGCGTCGGGCAAGGTGCTGACGGGCGGTGTCGACGCGAACGCACTGCAGCGTCCGAAGCGCTTCTTCGGCGCGGCGCGCAACATCGAGGAAGGCGGCTCGCTGACGATCATCGGCACCGCGCTGATCGAAACCGGTAGCCGCATGGATGACGTGATCTACGAAGAGTTCAAGGGCACCGGCAACATGGAAGTGCACCTCGAGCGCCGCCTCGCGGAAAAGCGCGTCTATCCTTCGATCAACCTGAACAAGTCGGGCACGCGTCGCGAAGAAATGCTGATCAAGCCCGAGATCCTTCAAAAGATCTGGGTGCTGCGCAAGTTCATCCACGACATGGACGAAGTCGAGGCCATGGAATTCCTGCTCGACAAGATCCGTCAGACGAAGAGCAACTCCGAGTTCTTCGACCTGATGCGCCGCGGCGGCTGA
- a CDS encoding ArnT family glycosyltransferase codes for MKPVVRLTASATRALPRWLLLTLCLVYAAFGLFGRDPWKNEDAAGFGVMWTMATGSWHDWLLPNLVGKFITTDGPLGYWLGALSIRALAPWVDASNASRVDTGVLFCVACAFVWYAAYLLGRRAEVQPFKYAFGGEPEPRDYGRTLADGALLILVACFGLAERGHETTPQLAQFAWIAMLVYGIVRGIDKPMQGALWWGVAMGLVGLSGNPVLVVALLAGTAALWLITPEMRNLRLPLIGVPLAAAISALWPLAAFNAAPDDAAWFFNQWIHGSLMRFSGPPTAVLGYAAKNLPLFTWPAWPLAIWAWWSWAGMRRRAHIAIPLSVVVPLVALVILQSQQSNRMYMLLLPPLAVLATFALPTLKRGAINAIDWFAVLSFTILGTFVWLVWLASLTGFPHPLARNLARLVPGYEPHFKILSFICAVIVTVCWCLLARWRISRQPKVLWRSVVLSSAGTTLMWVLLMTLWLPIVNYGRTYSDVAQQIASHLPKDYECISPVRLGDAQIATFAYFGDMHFEFSGECDVILRQDRADFGEPSAMSRYVWRLVWEGRRVADRDERFRLYERIERPTTPVKRRGPRRRTVD; via the coding sequence ATGAAGCCTGTCGTCCGTCTCACCGCCTCCGCCACGCGTGCGCTGCCGCGCTGGCTGCTGCTTACGCTCTGCCTCGTCTACGCGGCGTTCGGCCTGTTCGGCCGGGACCCGTGGAAGAACGAAGACGCGGCGGGCTTCGGCGTGATGTGGACGATGGCCACCGGCAGCTGGCACGACTGGCTGCTGCCGAATCTCGTCGGCAAGTTCATCACTACCGACGGGCCGCTCGGCTACTGGCTCGGCGCGCTGTCGATCCGCGCGCTGGCGCCGTGGGTCGACGCCAGCAACGCGTCGCGCGTCGACACGGGCGTGCTGTTCTGCGTCGCATGCGCGTTCGTCTGGTACGCCGCCTACCTGCTCGGCCGGCGCGCCGAGGTCCAGCCGTTCAAATACGCATTCGGCGGCGAGCCGGAGCCGCGCGACTACGGCCGCACGCTCGCCGACGGCGCGCTGCTGATCCTCGTCGCATGCTTCGGGCTCGCGGAGCGCGGCCACGAAACGACGCCGCAGCTCGCGCAGTTCGCGTGGATCGCGATGCTCGTGTACGGCATCGTGCGCGGCATCGACAAGCCGATGCAGGGCGCGCTGTGGTGGGGCGTCGCGATGGGCCTCGTCGGCCTGTCCGGCAACCCGGTGCTCGTGGTCGCGCTGCTCGCCGGCACGGCCGCGCTGTGGCTCATCACGCCGGAGATGCGCAACCTGCGCCTGCCGCTGATCGGCGTGCCGCTCGCGGCCGCGATCTCCGCGCTGTGGCCGCTCGCCGCCTTCAACGCGGCGCCCGACGACGCCGCGTGGTTCTTCAACCAGTGGATCCACGGCAGCCTGATGCGCTTCTCGGGCCCGCCGACCGCGGTGCTCGGCTATGCGGCGAAGAACCTGCCGCTCTTCACGTGGCCCGCGTGGCCGCTCGCGATCTGGGCCTGGTGGAGCTGGGCCGGCATGCGCCGCCGCGCGCACATCGCGATTCCGCTGTCGGTCGTCGTGCCGCTCGTCGCGCTCGTGATCCTGCAGAGCCAGCAGTCGAACCGCATGTACATGCTGCTGCTGCCGCCGCTCGCGGTGCTCGCCACCTTCGCGCTGCCCACGCTCAAACGCGGCGCGATCAACGCGATCGACTGGTTCGCGGTGCTGAGCTTCACGATCCTCGGCACCTTCGTGTGGCTCGTATGGCTCGCGTCGCTCACCGGCTTCCCGCATCCGCTCGCGCGCAACCTCGCGCGCCTCGTGCCGGGCTACGAGCCGCACTTCAAGATCCTGTCGTTCATCTGCGCGGTGATCGTCACCGTGTGCTGGTGCCTGCTCGCGCGCTGGCGCATCTCGCGCCAGCCGAAGGTGCTGTGGCGCAGCGTCGTGCTGTCGAGCGCGGGCACCACGCTGATGTGGGTGCTGCTGATGACGCTGTGGCTGCCGATCGTCAACTACGGCCGGACCTACAGCGACGTCGCGCAGCAGATCGCATCGCATCTGCCGAAAGACTACGAATGCATCTCGCCGGTGCGCCTCGGTGATGCGCAGATTGCGACGTTCGCGTACTTCGGCGACATGCACTTCGAATTCTCGGGCGAGTGCGACGTGATCCTGCGCCAGGACCGCGCGGACTTCGGCGAGCCGAGCGCGATGTCGCGATACGTGTGGCGTCTCGTGTGGGAAGGCCGCCGCGTGGCCGACCGCGACGAGCGCTTCCGCCTGTACGAGCGCATCGAGCGGCCGACGACGCCCGTCAAGCGCCGTGGCCCGCGCCGCCGGACGGTCGATTGA
- a CDS encoding zinc-dependent peptidase: protein MLSKLTRWFDDRRRDRALRSHPIADALWQDTVARLPFLDALLPSDLGRLRELTSLFIAKKSFSTAHGLELTDEMIVAIAAQACLPVLNLDLSLYDGWVGVVVYPGEFVIRKTVQDEDGVVHEVEQDASGEAWEGGPVILSWEDAQMTDGRDAYNVVIHEFAHKIDMVNGEADGYPPLFRRWHAPHLDAQAWADVFEHAYDQFCARVDAVPDRAWARFERESLIDPYAADHPSEFFAVCSEALFVRPRAFESEFPELYRLLARYYRQDPARTGALGA, encoded by the coding sequence ATGCTTTCGAAACTGACCCGCTGGTTCGACGACCGCCGCCGCGACCGCGCGCTGCGCAGCCATCCGATTGCCGATGCGTTGTGGCAGGACACCGTGGCGCGCCTGCCGTTTCTCGACGCGCTGCTGCCCAGCGACCTGGGCCGGTTGCGCGAACTCACGAGCCTGTTCATCGCGAAGAAGTCGTTTTCGACCGCGCACGGGCTCGAGCTGACCGACGAGATGATCGTCGCGATCGCCGCGCAGGCATGCCTGCCCGTGCTGAATCTGGATTTGTCGCTGTACGACGGCTGGGTCGGCGTCGTCGTGTATCCGGGCGAATTCGTGATCCGCAAGACCGTGCAGGACGAGGACGGCGTCGTGCATGAAGTCGAGCAGGACGCGAGCGGCGAGGCGTGGGAAGGCGGCCCCGTGATCCTGTCGTGGGAAGACGCGCAGATGACGGACGGCCGCGACGCGTACAACGTCGTGATCCACGAGTTCGCGCACAAGATCGACATGGTCAACGGCGAGGCCGACGGCTATCCGCCCCTTTTTCGCCGGTGGCACGCGCCGCACCTCGACGCGCAGGCCTGGGCCGACGTGTTCGAGCATGCGTACGACCAGTTCTGCGCACGCGTCGATGCGGTGCCGGACCGTGCGTGGGCGCGCTTCGAGCGGGAATCGCTGATCGATCCGTATGCGGCCGACCACCCGTCGGAATTCTTCGCGGTGTGCAGCGAAGCGCTGTTCGTGCGGCCACGCGCGTTCGAGTCCGAATTTCCGGAGCTGTACCGGCTGCTGGCGCGTTACTACCGGCAGGATCCGGCCCGCACGGGCGCCCTCGGCGCGTGA
- a CDS encoding MFS transporter: MNVARGRSPLWSRANLRADLFPWALALVTGIDYFDNAVFSFFASYIAGGINASPDELVWSSSAYAVTAVLGILQQQWWVDRLGHRRYVAGCMLMFSFGAIAAAFADTSLELAFARAFQGYFIGPMMGACRILIQISFKPQARPPATRAFLIMILLGSALAPIVGGLLVAHSTWRALFACTAPAGIAFAILALLTLPDSGRTPDDVRGSGHFWPYIVFALAQGALQIVLQQVHYQLYSGSPMLIMLTFVGVAALAWFAYHQWHHPTPLVRLHAFRERTFQVGLLLYMFYYYESTGFSYLTSRLLEGGLGYPVENAGRLVGTMSLISATALFAYLRYAKHVTHKKWFVVPGFAIAIAAALWMTRMTPQVGEAALIGPLLLRGLLLLFIVLPVANLTFRIFAIDEYTHGYRLKNIVRQLTISFATSSVIIVEQHRLAVHQTRLVERANVFDPLFQQTVDALARSYAAAGHALNDAHALAIASVARMVAQQASFLASLDGFYFLAGVALVGGLFAAWQKEID, translated from the coding sequence ATGAACGTCGCGCGCGGTCGCTCGCCGCTGTGGAGCCGCGCGAACCTGCGCGCGGATCTCTTCCCATGGGCGCTCGCGCTCGTCACCGGCATCGACTACTTCGACAACGCAGTCTTCTCGTTCTTCGCGAGCTACATCGCAGGCGGCATCAACGCGTCGCCCGACGAACTCGTGTGGTCATCCAGCGCCTATGCGGTCACGGCGGTGCTCGGCATCCTGCAGCAGCAATGGTGGGTCGACCGGCTCGGACATCGCCGCTACGTCGCCGGCTGCATGCTGATGTTCTCGTTCGGCGCGATCGCGGCGGCATTCGCCGACACGTCGCTCGAGCTCGCGTTCGCGCGCGCCTTCCAGGGCTACTTCATCGGCCCGATGATGGGTGCGTGCCGGATCCTGATCCAGATCAGCTTCAAGCCGCAGGCGCGGCCGCCCGCCACGCGCGCGTTCCTGATCATGATCCTGCTCGGCAGCGCGCTCGCGCCGATCGTCGGCGGGCTGCTCGTCGCGCATTCGACGTGGCGCGCGCTGTTCGCGTGCACGGCGCCTGCCGGCATCGCGTTCGCGATCCTCGCCCTCCTCACGCTGCCCGATTCGGGCAGGACGCCCGACGACGTACGCGGCTCCGGACATTTCTGGCCGTACATCGTGTTCGCGCTCGCGCAAGGCGCGCTGCAGATCGTGCTGCAGCAGGTGCACTACCAGCTCTACAGCGGCTCGCCGATGCTGATCATGCTGACGTTCGTCGGCGTGGCCGCGCTCGCGTGGTTCGCCTATCACCAGTGGCACCATCCGACGCCCCTCGTGCGGCTGCATGCGTTTCGCGAGCGCACGTTCCAGGTCGGATTGCTGCTGTACATGTTCTATTACTACGAGTCGACCGGCTTCAGCTACCTGACTTCCCGCCTGCTCGAGGGCGGGCTCGGCTATCCGGTCGAGAACGCCGGACGCCTGGTCGGCACGATGTCGCTGATCTCGGCGACCGCGCTGTTCGCTTACCTGCGCTACGCGAAGCACGTCACGCACAAGAAATGGTTCGTGGTACCGGGTTTCGCGATCGCGATCGCCGCCGCGCTGTGGATGACGCGGATGACGCCGCAGGTCGGCGAGGCCGCGCTGATCGGCCCGCTGCTGTTGCGCGGGCTCTTGCTGCTGTTCATCGTGCTGCCGGTCGCGAACCTGACGTTCCGCATCTTCGCGATCGACGAATACACGCACGGCTACCGGCTGAAGAACATCGTGCGGCAACTCACGATCTCGTTCGCGACGTCATCGGTGATCATCGTCGAGCAGCACCGGCTGGCCGTGCATCAGACGCGGCTCGTCGAGCGCGCGAACGTGTTCGATCCGCTGTTCCAGCAGACCGTCGACGCGCTCGCGCGCAGCTATGCGGCAGCCGGCCATGCGCTGAACGACGCGCACGCCCTTGCGATCGCGTCGGTCGCGCGGATGGTCGCGCAACAGGCGTCGTTCCTCGCGTCGCTCGACGGTTTCTATTTCCTCGCGGGCGTCGCGCTCGTCGGCGGCCTCTTCGCGGCATGGCAAAAAGAGATCGATTGA
- a CDS encoding type B 50S ribosomal protein L31, with translation MKEGIHPNYREVVFQDMSNGFKFITRSTIQTRENIELDGKTYPLAKIEVSSESHSFYTGQQKIMDTAGRVEKFKNKFGARASGKLAK, from the coding sequence ATGAAAGAAGGCATCCACCCGAACTACCGCGAAGTCGTCTTCCAAGACATGTCGAACGGCTTCAAGTTCATCACGCGCTCGACGATCCAGACGCGTGAAAACATCGAACTCGACGGCAAGACCTACCCGCTCGCCAAGATCGAAGTGTCGTCGGAATCGCACTCGTTCTACACCGGCCAGCAAAAGATCATGGACACGGCAGGCCGTGTCGAGAAGTTCAAGAACAAGTTCGGCGCACGCGCCAGCGGCAAACTCGCGAAGTAA
- a CDS encoding MATE family efflux transporter, whose amino-acid sequence MFADIRRIVGLAWPVLVGQLAIIAFGVIDTAMVGRYSAIDLAALGLGSSIYVSIYIGMTGILSALQPITGQLYGARRYAEIGEEVRQALWLALMLAVPGFLLLHFPEPLLHIAHAPPALHERTVDYLRILSYGLPASLVFRIYNALTNAAGKPRLAMILQIGALLLKFPLNVWFIFGGFGMPALGGPGCGLASTLINWALALIGFTLLAKLDVFTPLAIFSRFCWPVWWRQKAILKLGVPMGLSYLIEVTSFTCMALFIAQFGTTTLAGHQIAGNISAVLYMTPLSIGVAASTLVARALGAGRPDEARLLGRHSVMLACGIAAAYGVLVFTLRPLIVSGYTPNPAVVAAALPLVAIVTCYHFFDALQITSAFVLRAYKVAVVPTVIYAVALWGVGLGGGYVLGFDIGGIAPAWLTGARGFWFANTISLMLAGAGLALYLRRVSRAALSVGA is encoded by the coding sequence ATGTTCGCCGACATCCGCCGGATCGTCGGTCTCGCGTGGCCGGTGCTCGTCGGCCAGCTCGCGATCATCGCGTTCGGCGTGATCGACACGGCGATGGTCGGCCGCTACTCGGCCATCGACCTGGCCGCGCTCGGGCTCGGTTCGTCGATCTACGTGTCGATCTACATCGGGATGACGGGCATCCTGTCCGCGCTGCAGCCGATCACCGGGCAGCTGTACGGCGCCCGGCGCTACGCCGAGATCGGCGAGGAAGTCCGCCAGGCGCTGTGGCTCGCGCTGATGCTCGCGGTGCCCGGCTTCCTGCTGCTGCATTTTCCCGAACCGCTGCTGCACATCGCCCACGCGCCGCCCGCGCTGCACGAGCGCACCGTCGATTACCTGCGCATCCTGTCGTACGGGCTGCCTGCGAGCCTCGTGTTCCGGATCTACAACGCGCTGACCAATGCGGCCGGCAAGCCGCGCCTCGCGATGATCCTGCAGATCGGCGCGCTGCTGCTCAAATTTCCGCTCAACGTGTGGTTCATCTTCGGCGGGTTCGGCATGCCGGCGCTCGGCGGCCCCGGTTGCGGGCTCGCGAGCACGCTGATCAACTGGGCGCTCGCGCTGATCGGCTTCACGCTCCTCGCGAAGCTCGACGTGTTCACGCCGCTCGCGATCTTCTCGCGCTTTTGCTGGCCCGTCTGGTGGCGCCAGAAGGCGATTCTCAAGCTCGGCGTGCCGATGGGCCTGTCGTACCTGATCGAGGTCACGTCGTTCACGTGCATGGCGCTCTTCATCGCGCAGTTCGGCACGACGACGCTCGCCGGCCACCAGATCGCCGGCAACATCAGCGCGGTGCTGTACATGACGCCGCTGTCGATCGGCGTCGCGGCATCGACGCTCGTCGCGCGCGCGCTCGGTGCCGGCCGTCCGGACGAGGCGCGCCTGCTCGGCCGGCACAGCGTGATGCTCGCGTGCGGGATCGCGGCCGCGTATGGCGTGCTGGTGTTCACGCTGCGTCCGCTGATCGTCAGCGGCTACACGCCGAACCCGGCCGTGGTGGCCGCGGCGCTGCCGCTGGTCGCGATCGTCACCTGCTATCACTTCTTCGATGCGCTGCAGATCACGTCGGCATTCGTGCTGCGCGCGTACAAGGTTGCCGTCGTGCCGACCGTGATCTACGCGGTCGCGCTGTGGGGCGTCGGGCTCGGCGGTGGCTACGTGCTCGGCTTCGACATCGGCGGCATCGCGCCGGCATGGCTGACCGGCGCGCGCGGCTTCTGGTTCGCGAACACGATCAGCCTGATGCTCGCCGGTGCAGGACTCGCCCTCTACCTGCGCCGCGTCAGCCGCGCGGCGCTGTCCGTCGGCGCCTGA
- a CDS encoding MerR family transcriptional regulator, with protein MPNDASAPLLTVSDAASRLGVTPRTLKYYEERGLVTPSRSGGRYRLYDEADLERFARILRLRALGFSLHGITEMLKRPLEETGDGRRRYSDASLRDIRTGLAEQIDTLDQRIAAVQRELKEAVALRKELQHDIDYIERRLAGENPDALIAQRQAEARTRRARKDRE; from the coding sequence ATGCCGAACGATGCCTCCGCCCCGTTGCTGACCGTGAGTGACGCCGCGTCGCGGCTCGGCGTCACGCCGCGCACGCTGAAGTATTACGAGGAGCGCGGACTCGTCACGCCGTCGCGCAGCGGCGGCCGCTATCGCCTTTACGATGAGGCCGATCTCGAACGCTTTGCCCGCATCCTGCGGCTGCGCGCGCTCGGCTTTTCGCTGCACGGCATCACCGAGATGCTCAAGCGTCCGCTGGAAGAAACGGGCGACGGCCGGCGCCGCTATTCGGACGCGTCGCTGCGCGACATCCGCACGGGCCTCGCCGAGCAGATCGACACGCTCGACCAGCGGATCGCGGCCGTCCAGCGCGAACTGAAGGAAGCCGTCGCGCTGCGCAAGGAACTGCAGCACGACATCGACTACATCGAGCGGCGGCTCGCGGGCGAAAATCCCGACGCGCTGATCGCGCAGCGGCAGGCCGAAGCCCGCACGCGCCGCGCGCGCAAGGACCGGGAATGA